A genomic stretch from Scomber scombrus chromosome 8, fScoSco1.1, whole genome shotgun sequence includes:
- the LOC133984896 gene encoding transmembrane protein 69-like gives MFSVIFRRSTFTAQKVLHWAVPPQRCWISSLAGASDGGSSRPTTCWASSARLPCPEQAAGPAKVAAVLGFMRNEPFLSHSAAFLARNQHFHSSAVRQKKRPQPLPPPRELDLLRYDMKDLWKGPKPALYLGLAGLIPFVSPTLFMAMSEIYIPELAYAQLAYGASIVSFLGGARWGFALPESSPAKPDWINLANSVVPSLLAWVAMLMSDSIIPAVTMVIMGLGISLHYDLSLLPTYPSWFKALRSVLTFVAFFSLIGTLVIKEIYPEKKIFTD, from the exons ATGTTCTCTGTTATATTTAGAAGAAGCACCTTCACTGCCCAGAAG GTATTGCACTGGGCAGTTCCTCCACAGAGATGCTGGATATCTTCGCTGGCTGGAGCTTCTGATGGTGGATCCAGCCGCCCAACGACATGTTGGGCCTCATCAGCCAGGCTGCCCTGTCCAGAACAGGCTGCTGGACCAGCAAAAGTTGCTGCTGTTCTTGGTTTCATGAGGAACGAACCTTTCCTGAGCCATAGTGCTGCATTTTTAGCGAGGAACCAACATTTCCACTCTTCTGCTGTGAGGCAGAAAAAGCGTCCACAGCCTTTACCGCCTCCCAGAGAGCTTGATCTGCTCCGTTATGACATGAAAGACTTGTGGAAGGGTCCCAAACCTGCCCTGTACCTGGGGTTAGCAGGGCTGATCCCCTTCGTCTCACCGACTCTGTTCATGGCTATGAGTGAAATCTACATCCCAGAGTTGGCCTACGCTCAGTTAGCTTACGGCGCCTCCATCGTTTCCTTCCTAGGCGGAGCTCGCTGGGGATTCGCTCTTCCTGAGAGCAGCCCGGCCAAACCTGACTGGATAAACCTGGCCAACAGCGTGGTTCCCTCCCTGTTGGCCTGGGTGGCGATGCTGATGAGCGACAGCATCATTCCTGCAGTAACCATGGTGATCATGGGACTTGGAATCTCGCTGCATTATGATCTGTCTCTGCTGCCCACCTACCCCAGCTGGTTCAAAGCCCTGCGCTCAGTCCTGACTTTCGtggcatttttttctcttattggGACACTCGTAATTAAGGAAATCTACCCAGAAAAGAAGATTTTCACAGATTAG